The region TGTGATTGGGCAATCACATCTTGATGATTTAAAATAACAGGAATGGCCTCTTGTTGAATAGAGGTTGGGACACTAATATTTTGTTTGTTTAATCCCGCAATGATACGTGAATCTAAATTTAAATTTTCAAATGTAATAGACATGGGCTTCCTCCTAATGGTAAGTGTGTCTAAGTAATCATAAATTAAAGCGTGGAAAAACTCGATTTATTTATCGAATAATCCTCCACCTTTATGTCGTTTGATACGTTTACGAGGTTCTCCAATCGTTTTATCCGGACGTTTTAATTTATCTTGTTGTTTTGTTCCTTGACGTTTTTGTTCAATAATTTGTTTCATTAAATCCATATTTTTTGTTGCCATCTTGGTATCTCCTAAACTAAAAAATTAATGTTAAAATAGTCTTAACCCTATTATTTTATAATATTTAACGTTTTTTATCTATTCTTCTCGTATGAAATGTCGAAAAAAGTAAAATTCTAAGGGTAAGTTTAAAAGGATTGTGGTGAAAGAATGAAAATTGGTTATCTTGAAATCGTCTTATCCGCATCTTGGGTGCGTAGTTTAAAAGAGAAACGAATGCTTGTGAGAAGTATCGTAGCCAAAACACGTCAAAAATTTAATATATCGGTTAAGGAGTTTGCAACACTTGATGAACATCAGACCATTACGCTTGGAATCACGTGTGGGTCGAATTCTACTTCACAAATCGATGCGATTTTGGATCAAGTGGTTAATTTTATTGAATCAAATTATGAAACAGAAATAATTGGGATAGAAAGAGAAATTTTATAATGGTTTAAATTGTCATTCATTTCTAATTATAGTATAATTTGATACATCTTAAACAAGGTGTGATTAAATTGGAAAAGTGGTTAGAAAAACGAATTTCATTTATAAAGGGCTTATTTTTTGTGAGTTGCGCTTATATTATCATTAAGATGGTGGATAATTATCAAGTATTTTTTGCTAGTTTTAAAGATATCCTAGCGACACTCTCTCCTTTTTTATTAGCTTTTATAATCGCATATATTTTTAATCCGGTGATGATGTTTATTGAAAAACGATTTAAGGTGAAACGTAATCTAAGTCTTAGTCTCACATATTTTGGTTTTTTACTCCTGTGTTACTTGATGATTAGTTTTATTTTCCCTGTCATTTATCATAGTGCCTCAGATTTAATCAAGCAGATTCCAAGTTATGCAACTGAAATTCAAACCTGGATTAATGGGTGGACCAATCAAATGTCTGGTTTTGATTTTGGAGAGTTGAATGAGTTTAAAACACAATTGTTAAGTATGATTCCAAAAGTGACTGAAATCTTGACCAGTTCAATCGGCTCATTGGTGTCTATCACTTATGGTGCCGTGACCTTAACAGGAAATGTTCTATTAGCTTTTATTATTAGCATTTATATTTTAGTTGAAAAAGAAAAATTTACTGAGATGTCTAAAAAGTTGATTTATATTATCTTTCGCCCAAAAAATGCGGGATACATATTGCAGACTTCACGATTATTTCATGAAAACATCGGTAAATATCTAATTGGAAAGTCCATTGATTCCATTTTCGTTGGGATTTGCGCAACGATTGGACTCGCCTTGATGGGTGCTAAATATGCCGTCCTTTTAGGAGTTATTTTTGGATTAACAAATATGGTCCCGTTTGTTGGGCCTATTTTTGGAACACTGATTGCCGTTGGAATTAATTTATTCTATAATCCCATCGTGGCAATCATTGCCCTGATTTTCTTACTGATTGTCCAACAAGTAGAGTCTTTAATTATTGATCCAAAAGTGGTTGGTCAAAAGATGGGGTTAAATCCATTCTTCACCTTATTAGCCGTCACGGTTGGAGGGAAGTTAATGGGTATTGTTGGGATGATTTTAGGTGTTCCGATTATGGGAGTTTTAAAATTATATGCCTCAAATGCGATTAACTACTATTATGACAAAACAATTCTAGTTTGCGAACAAGAAGAGTCTGACGAATAAAAAAAGCCCTCGAATCTCGAGGGCTTTTTTTATCCTAAAATACCGGCTTTGCGTCGTTTACTTTTGCCTTTTTGACCTTTTACCATTTCACGACTCGGAATCATATGATTGTTTTGATTAGCTGTTTGTTGTTTCTTTTTATTTAATAAATCTTGAATAGATTGTTTAGTTGTGGATTGATTCATGATGAAAACTCCTTATCTCTTAAAATTCTTATCCTAATTGTAACGAACTTTTTGATTCCTGACTATATAAAACAAGTAAAATAGAACGAAAAAGATAAAATTTTGACATAGGACTTGAATTTAAATTGATTATTTGATAGAATGATGTGGAATTTGCGAATAAAATCTTTTTAATTTTTACAAGTGTTGAACCCCCACTTTGAACAAACTTCAAATTGGGGGTTTTTCTATGTGAAAATAAAGAAAACGGTTCGCAAGAGTTTAATTTTAGTTAGAAATGAGGGGTAAGATGCCAAAAAACAATCGTAAATTTTATAAACGATTATTTATCTTAGCAATACCAATTGTCTTACAAAACTTGATTACATCATCGTTAAATATGTTAGATACGATGATGATAGGAAGTTTAGGAGAAGTCCAACTTGCAGCTGTTGGTGTTGCGAATCAGTTTTATTTCTTATATAGTTTACTTGTGATGGGAATTGGAGCAGGATGCTCGATTTTAATCGCTCAATTATGGGGAAAAGAAGACACAGAGAATGTTAAAAAAGTTTTACAACTCGGGTTAGCAGCAGGAATAGTTTTTGCTGTTATTTTCACCGTGATTGGATTCTTTGGTTCAGAATCGATTATTAAAATATTTAATCCAGATCCAGATGTTATCCGTTTTGGAAGTGAGTATCTTCGTGTTTCTATTTTTAGTTATTTAGCGACGGCTATTTCATTTGTATTTGCTGGTGCACTTCGTAGTATTGGAAATACTGCATTACCGATGTGGGGAAGTTTAATTGGATTAATCATTAATGGCGTATTCAATGCAATTTTAATTTTTGGATTACTTGGATTCCCAGCACTTGGAGTAGTAGGGGCGGCCATCGCAACACTAATGGCTCGATTAGTCGAATGTTTTATTATCATCATCGTCGTGGCCTTAAAAGTTAAACCACTAAACTTATCATTCAAGCAACTCGTTACATTTGATCGTCTAATGGCGGGGATGTTATATCAAGCAGCTTTACCTGTTGTTTTGAATGAAGCTTGTTGGGGATTAACAAATATTACTTATAATATCATTTATGGTCGAATGGGAGTAAATGCCATTGCTACGACACAAATTACGACGACGATTATGAATTTATTTATGATTGTGGTCTTTGGAATGGCCCATGCTTCTGTAGTGGTCATTGGAAACGAAATTGGAGCAAATCAAGAAGAGCAAGCGATTATTTACGCTAAAAAGATTATTCGCCTCGCGTTAATTATTGCGGTCGTCATGGCGGTTGGTCTTGTTTTATTTGCACCAGCCATTGTTGGAATTTATAAGGTTTCAGATCTTGTGCGACAAAATGCGATTCAAATCTTGTATATCTTTGCTATTTTTATGCTGCCACGTGTTTATAATGGTGTTCAAATTGTTGGAATTTTACGTGGAGGTGGAGATGCAAAATACGGTTCAATTGTTCAAGGTTTAAGCATGTGGATTTTTGGAATTCCGTTTGGAATCATTGGAGCCTTTATTTTTAAATGGCCGATTACCTATGTCATCTTCCTTATTTCATGTGAAGAAGTAATCCGTTATTTAATTATTAGTCGTCGTTTCCGTTCAAATAAATGGATAAATAATATGGTTCGTGAAATGGCATAAAATTTCTAAAATAGACTTGTTTTTCAGACTCTTTCTAGCTATAATAAGGTAAAATAGTTAAAGATTATGATAAGAAAGAGTAAATCTAGTCAACTTTTTTAGAGAGCTAACGGGTGGTGGAAGTTAGTAAAGCATCTAGGTTGAAGCAGTCTTTGAG is a window of Turicibacter sanguinis DNA encoding:
- a CDS encoding DUF503 domain-containing protein codes for the protein MKIGYLEIVLSASWVRSLKEKRMLVRSIVAKTRQKFNISVKEFATLDEHQTITLGITCGSNSTSQIDAILDQVVNFIESNYETEIIGIEREIL
- a CDS encoding AI-2E family transporter codes for the protein MIKLEKWLEKRISFIKGLFFVSCAYIIIKMVDNYQVFFASFKDILATLSPFLLAFIIAYIFNPVMMFIEKRFKVKRNLSLSLTYFGFLLLCYLMISFIFPVIYHSASDLIKQIPSYATEIQTWINGWTNQMSGFDFGELNEFKTQLLSMIPKVTEILTSSIGSLVSITYGAVTLTGNVLLAFIISIYILVEKEKFTEMSKKLIYIIFRPKNAGYILQTSRLFHENIGKYLIGKSIDSIFVGICATIGLALMGAKYAVLLGVIFGLTNMVPFVGPIFGTLIAVGINLFYNPIVAIIALIFLLIVQQVESLIIDPKVVGQKMGLNPFFTLLAVTVGGKLMGIVGMILGVPIMGVLKLYASNAINYYYDKTILVCEQEESDE
- a CDS encoding MATE family efflux transporter, with amino-acid sequence MPKNNRKFYKRLFILAIPIVLQNLITSSLNMLDTMMIGSLGEVQLAAVGVANQFYFLYSLLVMGIGAGCSILIAQLWGKEDTENVKKVLQLGLAAGIVFAVIFTVIGFFGSESIIKIFNPDPDVIRFGSEYLRVSIFSYLATAISFVFAGALRSIGNTALPMWGSLIGLIINGVFNAILIFGLLGFPALGVVGAAIATLMARLVECFIIIIVVALKVKPLNLSFKQLVTFDRLMAGMLYQAALPVVLNEACWGLTNITYNIIYGRMGVNAIATTQITTTIMNLFMIVVFGMAHASVVVIGNEIGANQEEQAIIYAKKIIRLALIIAVVMAVGLVLFAPAIVGIYKVSDLVRQNAIQILYIFAIFMLPRVYNGVQIVGILRGGGDAKYGSIVQGLSMWIFGIPFGIIGAFIFKWPITYVIFLISCEEVIRYLIISRRFRSNKWINNMVREMA